A window of Ignavibacteriales bacterium contains these coding sequences:
- a CDS encoding Crp/Fnr family transcriptional regulator — MSSSKFLSYVPIFSDLPTETLTMIEKIGTIKMYKKNDVVLMEEEAGTALFVIVKGKVKVARSSNDGREVILTILSESDFFGEMAILDGLTRSATVTSIEESELFLIQRNDFLNLLREFPEISISLLQELTKRLRSADAKIKALSLKDAEGKVATVILQLADDIGRIKHGKVEIEKLPLQQDLANMAGTSRETISRTLHSFAKKGLIELDGTKLSILDYEKFKEKFI; from the coding sequence ATGTCTTCATCAAAATTTTTATCATATGTACCAATTTTTTCTGATCTCCCGACAGAAACTCTAACAATGATCGAGAAGATTGGAACTATAAAGATGTATAAAAAGAATGATGTGGTTCTTATGGAAGAAGAAGCAGGTACCGCACTTTTCGTAATTGTAAAAGGAAAAGTAAAAGTTGCCCGCTCAAGCAACGACGGACGCGAAGTAATTTTGACTATCCTCTCCGAAAGTGACTTCTTTGGCGAAATGGCAATTCTCGATGGATTAACCCGATCCGCAACTGTTACATCAATTGAAGAATCAGAATTATTTTTGATCCAGCGGAATGATTTTTTAAATTTGCTCCGTGAATTCCCCGAGATTTCAATTTCATTACTACAAGAACTTACAAAACGTCTCCGTTCTGCAGATGCTAAAATTAAAGCACTCTCATTAAAAGATGCAGAAGGAAAAGTAGCAACTGTAATTTTGCAATTAGCCGATGATATCGGTAGAATAAAACACGGAAAAGTTGAGATTGAAAAACTTCCACTTCAGCAGGATTTAGCTAACATGGCCGGTACATCCCGGGAGACAATATCAAGAACGTTACATTCGTTTGCGAAAAAAGGATTGATAGAATTAGACGGTACTAAACTATCCATTCTTGATTACGAAAAATTTAAGGAAAAGTTTATCTAA
- the gap gene encoding type I glyceraldehyde-3-phosphate dehydrogenase, producing MAVKVGINGFGRIGRQVINVLADKGHLGKEVDVVAVVDVSTDAKYFAYQLKYDSVHGKFRGTVGSEKSSPSVEADDILVVNGHKIKCVMAQKDPSQLPWKELGVELVIESTGLFTESEKAKGHINAGAKKVLISAPGKGDVKTLVMGVNDNEYDPAKHSIVSNASCTTNCLAPVVYVLLKEGIGIESGLMTTIHSYTATQKTVDGPSKKDWRGGRAAAINIIPSSTGAAKAVGEVLPQTKGKLTGMSFRVPTANVSVVDLTFRSEKETSIEEINSLLRKASESYLKGILGFCNEEVVSSDFIHDERSSIYDSLATMQNNLKGEKRFFKIVTWYDNEWGYSNRVVDLMLKMIK from the coding sequence ATGGCAGTTAAAGTAGGCATTAACGGATTCGGTAGGATTGGAAGACAAGTAATAAATGTTTTGGCTGATAAAGGTCATTTGGGAAAGGAAGTTGATGTTGTAGCGGTTGTTGATGTCAGCACCGATGCAAAATATTTTGCATATCAATTAAAATATGATTCCGTTCATGGAAAATTTAGAGGAACAGTTGGAAGTGAAAAAAGTTCACCATCAGTTGAAGCAGATGATATATTAGTAGTTAATGGCCATAAAATAAAATGTGTTATGGCACAAAAAGATCCTTCTCAATTACCATGGAAAGAACTTGGTGTAGAATTGGTAATTGAATCAACTGGATTATTTACAGAATCAGAAAAAGCAAAAGGGCATATAAATGCAGGTGCTAAAAAAGTTCTAATATCAGCTCCCGGTAAAGGTGATGTAAAAACTCTAGTTATGGGCGTTAATGATAACGAATACGATCCGGCAAAACATAGTATTGTTTCTAATGCATCATGTACAACAAACTGTTTAGCGCCGGTTGTTTATGTTTTATTAAAGGAAGGAATAGGAATCGAAAGCGGTTTGATGACAACCATTCACTCATACACAGCAACACAGAAAACAGTTGACGGACCATCTAAAAAAGATTGGAGAGGCGGGCGTGCTGCAGCAATCAATATTATTCCATCTTCTACAGGCGCTGCAAAAGCAGTTGGCGAAGTCTTACCTCAAACTAAAGGAAAACTAACCGGAATGTCTTTCCGTGTTCCAACTGCAAATGTTTCTGTTGTTGACCTTACTTTCCGTTCGGAGAAGGAAACATCAATCGAAGAAATTAACTCATTGTTGAGAAAAGCTTCCGAAAGTTATTTAAAAGGTATTTTAGGATTTTGCAATGAAGAAGTTGTGTCGTCAGATTTTATTCACGATGAAAGATCATCTATTTATGATTCGCTTGCAACTATGCAGAATAATCTGAAAGGTGAAAAGAGATTTTTTAAAATTGTAACATGGTATGATAACGAATGGGGTTATTCAAATCGTGTTGTTGATCTTATGTTAAAAATGATTAAGTAA
- a CDS encoding phosphoglycerate kinase, whose translation MKKLSIDKVNLKGKRVLVRVDFNVPLDENLQITDDIRITSALPTIKKIISDGGRCILMSHLGRPKGGPNPKYSLKPVAVRLGQLLDKDVKFAPDCIGDQVKAIVNSLANGDVLLLENLRFHAEEEKNDPAFAKQLAELGDVYVNDAFGSAHRAHASTEGVTKFIKVCASGYLMQKELEYLGEAISNPVRPFTAILGGSKISGKIDVIENLLPKVDNLLIGGGMAYTFYKAMGYEIGTSLLEAEKVELAKEMLVKFKTSKAKVILPKDNVVAAEFKNESPSSIVDADKIPADKMGLDIGPKTIEEFKDIILKSKTVIWNGPMGVFEFDNFAKGTNTIAAALAEATAKGAVTIIGGGDSAAAIKKAGLDDKVSHVSTGGGASLEFLEGKVLPGVEALNDDNNLG comes from the coding sequence ATGAAAAAATTAAGTATTGACAAAGTTAATCTAAAAGGTAAACGCGTACTTGTACGTGTAGATTTTAATGTTCCGCTTGATGAAAATCTTCAGATCACAGATGATATTAGAATTACATCCGCACTGCCGACAATTAAGAAAATAATTTCTGATGGAGGACGATGTATTTTGATGAGTCATCTAGGAAGACCAAAAGGCGGACCAAATCCAAAATACAGTTTGAAACCTGTTGCTGTACGTCTTGGTCAATTGTTAGATAAAGATGTAAAGTTTGCACCGGATTGTATAGGTGATCAAGTCAAAGCAATAGTCAACTCATTAGCTAATGGTGATGTTCTACTATTAGAAAATTTACGTTTCCATGCTGAAGAAGAAAAAAACGATCCCGCATTTGCAAAACAATTGGCTGAGCTTGGTGATGTTTATGTTAATGATGCTTTCGGAAGCGCACACAGAGCACATGCATCAACAGAAGGAGTAACAAAGTTTATCAAAGTATGTGCTTCGGGATATTTGATGCAGAAAGAACTCGAATACCTTGGCGAAGCTATTTCTAATCCGGTTCGTCCATTTACAGCAATTCTCGGCGGTTCAAAAATATCCGGAAAGATTGACGTGATCGAAAATCTTTTGCCCAAAGTTGATAATCTTTTAATCGGCGGGGGAATGGCATATACTTTTTACAAAGCAATGGGATATGAAATTGGAACATCTTTACTTGAAGCTGAAAAAGTTGAACTTGCAAAAGAGATGTTAGTGAAATTCAAAACATCAAAAGCGAAAGTTATTTTGCCAAAAGATAATGTTGTAGCAGCTGAATTTAAGAATGAATCACCATCATCTATTGTTGATGCGGATAAAATTCCGGCTGATAAAATGGGTTTGGATATTGGTCCAAAAACAATTGAAGAATTCAAAGATATAATTCTTAAAAGTAAAACTGTGATCTGGAATGGACCGATGGGAGTATTTGAGTTTGATAATTTTGCAAAAGGGACAAATACGATTGCCGCAGCTTTAGCAGAAGCAACTGCTAAAGGAGCCGTAACAATTATAGGCGGAGGCGATTCTGCTGCTGCTATAAAAAAAGCTGGATTGGATGATAAAGTTTCTCATGTTTCAACAGGCGGCGGTGCATCTTTAGAATTCTTAGAAGGGAAAGTTTTACCTGGTGTTGAAGCTTTGAACGATGATAATAATTTAGGGTAA